GCGCGCGCCTTCAAGCGCATTCTCGAGCATTTCCCGACGCATTACCCGCGTCACATCGTCGAACAGGCGGCGCTGGCCGGTGCCTTCGAGCCGGGTCGGGCCGATGCCGATCTCGCGGGCGTCGCCGAGGCCGTGGCGCGGCGTCTCGACATGATCGCGCTCGAATACGAACGCGGCTGGACCGGGCGTCCGACCCAGGATGCCGGCATCCGCCTGACCCGCGTGCTGCGCGGTGTGGAGGAGGTCCGCACACTCGACGGCGCGATCCTGCGCGGAGGCGAGGCGCGGCGCATCCATCAGGAGGTCGCGGCCACCCAGGGCGTCTATCACGACCCCTCCAGGCTGGTACGCAAGGACCGCGAGACGCTGATCCACGGGCCGAGCGAGCTTTTGAAGGCGATCCTCGACGAGGGGGAAAAGGGCCTCGCGCTGCAACGGTACAAGGGTCTCGGGGAGATGAACCCCGATCAGCTCTGGGAAACCACGCTCGATCCGGAGGCGCGCACGCTCCTCCAGGTGAAGATCGAGGATTTCCAAGAGGCGGACGATATCTTTACCAAGCTCATGGGCGACGTCGTCGAACCGCGCCGCGAATTCATCCAGGACAATGCGCTGAACGTGGAGAACCTGGACGCGTGACAGGGGCGGTCCGGGGGGACGGCCAGGCAGGGACGGGGAGGCGAGAGTGAAGGTCGGGATCGTCCTGGGACTGCACGCTCCCTTTCCTTACATCGCCGCCCAGATCGCCTCCATCCGGAACCAGAGCCACGGCGACTGGATGCTCCTGCTCCGGGACGACGGCCCGCCCGCGCCGGAGACCGGGAGGCTTCGGAAAGAGATCGGGGGTGATGCCCGGATCGTCTACAGATCCGTCCGGTCCGCCGGATTCGTGTCCAATTTCCTTTCCGGGCTGTGCGACCTTCCCGATGATTGCGATGCGGCCGCCCTGTCGGATCAGGATGACATCTGGCACCCGACCAAGCTTGCACGCGCGGTGCGCGCCCTCTCTGACGCGCCGGACGGTCCCGCGCTCTATTGCGCACGCCGCAACATCCTCACCGCGGGAGGTGTCACCGCCGTGTCGCGGCTCTACCGCCACCCGCCCTCTTTCGCGAATGCGCTGGTTGAGAATATCGCGCCGGGCAACACGATCGTGATGAACCGCGCGGCGCTCCGCCTCGCACGGGAGACCGCCGATTTGGGGAGGGATGTCTTCGCCCATGACTGGTGGCTCTACCAGTTGATCACCGGGGTTGGCGGCACCGTCCTGCACGATCCCGTTCCGGTTCTCGACTATCGCCAGCACGAGGCCAACCTGCTCGGCGCGGGCGAGCGCGGTGGACGCTGGTTCGGCAACCGGCTGCGCGTTCTGGGCGGTGCCTATCGTGAGCGACTCGATCGGCATTGCGCCGCCCTCGCATGTCTTGAAGAGCGGCTGACGCCGGAGAACCGCGCGCTTCTGGCAGCGTTCGAAAGCGCCCGCGGCCGGCGTGGCGCTCCGGAGCGGGTTCTGGCGATGGTGCGTCTGCCCGTCCGGCGACAGGGCATGCTGTCGCAGATCGGCTTCCTGTCGGCCGTGGGGCTGAACCGTGTCTGAGCGTCCGAAAATCCTCATGATCGGCGGCTCTGGGCAGCCCTCCGGCGTACCGGCCTTCATCCTCGGCATGGTCGAGGCGCTCGGGCCGGAGGTCGAATGCGTCGTGGTTTCCGAGGCGGATCGCGGCGGATATTCCCGCCTGCCCGCCCTTGGCGTGCGTCATGTGGCGCTGGAGGGGCTGGCGAGCTCGTTCAACCCGCTGACCTACGGCAAGGCGCGCCGCAACCTGGCGCGGACCATCGCCGACGAACGCCCCGATCTGGTCTGGGCGCATGCGCGTGCGGCCGTGCATCTGTGCCGCGAACTGTTTTCCGGTACGCCCCCGGTGCAAACACGTCTTGCGGTCAGCCTGCACGGCCTGCCCTTCGACCCCGGACACCGCCGGATGCTCCGCCTGCTGTCCCTGCGTGTCGAGGCGCGCCATCTGCGCCACACGCAGCCGCATCACATCCACCTCCTGACGGAGGGGGACGCGGCGCTCTACCGTCGGATGCTCGGCCGGGTGACGGAGCGCCACGCGTTGCACATCCTCGGCACCACCTCCCACCGTCGCCTCGCGCCCGCCCCGGCGCCGCGCCCCGCTTCGGGGACGCCGCTGCGGCTGATCATGACGACGCGTCCGGGATATCAGAAGAACCTCGTGGCCGCCGCACATCTGGTGGCTGCGTTGCGCGTCCCCTGGCGGCTGGATCTCTACGGCAGCGGTACGGACTCGCCCCGGCTGGTTCGCGCCTTCCGGCGAGTCCTGGGTGCCTCGATCTCCTCCGTCGGCTTCCATGGTGCGGTGTCCGACGTCGGAGCGGCGCTCGACCGAGCGGATCTCTACCTCTCCACCTCGCGCTACGAAGGGATGTCCATCGGCGTGCATGAGGCTTTCCAGGCGGGTCTGCCCCTTGCGTTGAGCGACATCCACGGCAACCGCATCTTTCTTGCGACCCATCCCTTCGCGACCGCCCTGCCGGCCGGGCGGCCCCAAGAGGCGGCGCGTCGGATCGAAAACCTCTGGGCCCCTCTGCGGGAATTTCCCGATCACCGGGCAGAGGCGGGCCGGGCCTGGCACAGGCATTTCGCTCCCGAGCAATGGACGAGCCGCGCGCACAACATGCTGCGCGCGATGCTGTCCGATCCGCTTCCGTAAAGACCGCCGTCGAGCCGGCTAGGGCGCGGACTCAATTGATCGCAACCAGATCCTTGTTGAGGCGAGGGCGACTGCTGCGAGGAAGTTGACCGCATGCTTTTCGAAGCGTGTGGCGATGCGGCGAAACTGTTTGATTTTGCAGAAGTATCGTTCAACGAGATTGCGGCGGCGGTAGAGATCGGGCGGGACGCTGCGTTGCAGGCGGACGCGGCTCTGGGTCGGGATATGTGCTTCGCCACCCCGCGCCGCCACGCGCTTTACCAAGGCCAGGCTGTCGTATCCTCGGTCTGCGACGACGATGCCGGGGGGCAGGTCGTCCAAGAGCAACGGAGCCACCGTCTTGTCGGAGGCCTGTCCGGCCGTAATGTGCAGCCGGACCGGCAAGCCGTC
The nucleotide sequence above comes from Celeribacter indicus. Encoded proteins:
- a CDS encoding glycosyltransferase, with protein sequence MKVGIVLGLHAPFPYIAAQIASIRNQSHGDWMLLLRDDGPPAPETGRLRKEIGGDARIVYRSVRSAGFVSNFLSGLCDLPDDCDAAALSDQDDIWHPTKLARAVRALSDAPDGPALYCARRNILTAGGVTAVSRLYRHPPSFANALVENIAPGNTIVMNRAALRLARETADLGRDVFAHDWWLYQLITGVGGTVLHDPVPVLDYRQHEANLLGAGERGGRWFGNRLRVLGGAYRERLDRHCAALACLEERLTPENRALLAAFESARGRRGAPERVLAMVRLPVRRQGMLSQIGFLSAVGLNRV
- a CDS encoding glycosyltransferase, producing MIGGSGQPSGVPAFILGMVEALGPEVECVVVSEADRGGYSRLPALGVRHVALEGLASSFNPLTYGKARRNLARTIADERPDLVWAHARAAVHLCRELFSGTPPVQTRLAVSLHGLPFDPGHRRMLRLLSLRVEARHLRHTQPHHIHLLTEGDAALYRRMLGRVTERHALHILGTTSHRRLAPAPAPRPASGTPLRLIMTTRPGYQKNLVAAAHLVAALRVPWRLDLYGSGTDSPRLVRAFRRVLGASISSVGFHGAVSDVGAALDRADLYLSTSRYEGMSIGVHEAFQAGLPLALSDIHGNRIFLATHPFATALPAGRPQEAARRIENLWAPLREFPDHRAEAGRAWHRHFAPEQWTSRAHNMLRAMLSDPLP